From a region of the Alnus glutinosa chromosome 1, dhAlnGlut1.1, whole genome shotgun sequence genome:
- the LOC133878097 gene encoding gamma-secretase subunit APH1-like isoform X1, which yields MTVAAGIGYALLALGPSLSLFACVISKKPFLILTVLSSTLLWLISLILLSGVWRGFLPLKSTTWWPYGLLIFTSVAFQEGLRVLFWKVYKRLEDILDGFAERVSKPHLFLTDKMQIALAGGLGHGMAHAVFFCLSLLTPAFGPATFVVDRCSRIPFFLVSAIISLAFVTIHTFSMVIAFNGYAEGNKVDQLFVPVVHLVAGMATLVNFGSGGCMISIPLLYLIAILTLIHCGKMVWRRLIENRGETRSSH from the exons ATGACAGTAGCGGCAGGGATCGGGTACGCCTTGCTAGCGCTAGGCCCGTCTCTTTCCCTCTTCGCCTGCGTCATCTCCAAGAAGCCCTTCTTGATCCTCACTGTCCTCTCTAG TACGCTTTTGTGGCTAATAAGTCTGATTTTGCTGTCGGGAGTGTGGAGGGGTTTTCTTCCGCTGAAATCAACGACTTGGTGGCCTTATGGACTACTTATATTCACATCTGTTGCTTTTCAAGAAGGGCTTCGGGTTCTTTTCTGGAAAGTCTACAA GAGGTTGGAAGACATACTGGATGGTTTTGCTGAAAGAGTCTCAAAACCACACCTATTTCTGACAGATAAGATGCAAATTGCACTGG CTGGTGGTTTGGGTCATGGTATGGCCCATGCTGTTTTTTTCTGTCTCAGCCTCTTAACACCAGCATTTGGTCCAGCTACATTTGTCGTCGACAGGTGCTCTAGGATAccattttttcttgtttctg CAATCATCTCCCTGGCATTTGTTACGATTCACACCTTTTCAATGGTCATTGCGTTTAATGGATATGCAGAAGGGAATAAAGTGGACCAACTTTTTGTTCCTGTAGTTCATCTCGTTGCAGGAATGGCG ACGCTGGTAAATTTTGGATCAGGGGGTTGCATGATCAGTATTCCTCTCCTCTATCTCATTGCCATCTTGACTTTGATTCATTGCGGGAAGATGGTGTGGAGAAGATTGATAGAAAATCGAGGGGAAACTCGTAGTAGCCACTAA
- the LOC133878113 gene encoding uncharacterized protein LOC133878113, which yields MRAPALLAHCLPGLVPQDRGSQSMSSISERDVHLPSPAVEILPSKTAHPYKYAGENVDLQGLNIFKGRVSVADIIGFNGLEMISSKPNGYLKSWDSSIDLVNVLKHEIRDGQLSFRGKRVLELGCTYGLPGIFACLKGACTVHFQDLNAETIRCTTIPNVLANLEQARDKQSRQPESPLTPSRQTLAPSVHFFAGDWEELPTVLSVVKTEGFEGTPGMSLSFSEEDFMDGCSSLDGSMTGQESSSRRSRKLSGSRAWERANETDQGEGGYDVILMTDIPYSVTSLKKLYVLIKKGVRPPYGVVYLATKKNSVGFNSGARHLRSLVDEEGVFGAHLVKEMADRDIWKFFLK from the exons ATGCGTGCACCAGCATTGCTTGCACATTGCTTGCCAGGGTTGGTGCCCCAGGACCGAGGAAGTCAAAGCATGTCCTCCATTTCGGAGAGAGATGTGCATCTCCCTTCACCGGCGGTTGAGATCCTCCCATCAAAG ACAGCTCACCCCTACAAGTATGCTGGGGAGAATGTAGACTTGCAAGGGCTCAATATATTCAAG GGAAGAGTTAGTGTTGCAGATATCATCGGCTTCAATGGTTTGGAAATGATTTCCTCCAAACCTAATG GATATCTGAAATCTTGGGACAGCTCTATTGATCTTGTTAATGTCCTTAAGCATGAGATTCGTGATGGGCAACTGAGCTTTAGAGGCAAAAGGGTCCTCGAG CTTGGCTGCACCTATGGACTTCCAGGGATTTTTGCTTGCTTGAAG GGAGCTTGCACAGTCCACTTTCAAGACCTCAATGCGGAAACTATCAGATGCACAACCATACCAAATGTCCTTGCCAATCTTGAGCAAGCTCGGGACAAGCAGAGCCGACAGCCAGAGAGCCCCTTGACTCCATCAAGACAAACTCTGGCTCCATCGGTGCATTTTTTTGCAGGGGACTGGGAAGAACTCCCCACTGTCTTATCTGTGGTGAAGACTGAAGGATTTGAAGGGACACCAGGGATGAGCCTAAGCTTCTCTGAGGAAGATTTCATGGATGGATGTAGTAGCCTAGATGGTAGCATGACGGGGCAGGAATCCTCCTCGAGGCGATCAAGAAAGCTTTCGGGAAGTCGTGCATGGGAGAGGGCCAATGAGACCGATCAGGGAGAGGGTGGGTATGATGTTATTTTGATGACAGACATCCCATACTCGGTGACCTCTTTGAAGAAGCTATATGTGCTGATAAAAAAG GGCGTGAGGCCGCCATACGGAGTGGTCTACTTAGCCACAAAGAAGAATTCTGTAGGCTTCAACAGTGGAGCACGGCACCTGAGAAGTCTGGTAGACGAAGAAGGCGTTTTTGGAGCGCATTTAGTCAAAGAGATGGCGGATAGAGATATTTGGAAATTCTTTCTCAAGTGA
- the LOC133878097 gene encoding gamma-secretase subunit APH1-like isoform X2, translating to MTVAAGIGYALLALGPSLSLFACVISKKPFLILTVLSSTLLWLISLILLSGVWRGFLPLKSTTWWPYGLLIFTSVAFQEGLRVLFWKVYKRLEDILDGFAERVSKPHLFLTDKMQIALAGGLGHGMAHAVFFCLSLLTPAFGPATFVVDRCSRIPFFLVSAIISLAFVTIHTFSMVIAFNGYAEGNKVDQLFVPVVHLVAGMAGVA from the exons ATGACAGTAGCGGCAGGGATCGGGTACGCCTTGCTAGCGCTAGGCCCGTCTCTTTCCCTCTTCGCCTGCGTCATCTCCAAGAAGCCCTTCTTGATCCTCACTGTCCTCTCTAG TACGCTTTTGTGGCTAATAAGTCTGATTTTGCTGTCGGGAGTGTGGAGGGGTTTTCTTCCGCTGAAATCAACGACTTGGTGGCCTTATGGACTACTTATATTCACATCTGTTGCTTTTCAAGAAGGGCTTCGGGTTCTTTTCTGGAAAGTCTACAA GAGGTTGGAAGACATACTGGATGGTTTTGCTGAAAGAGTCTCAAAACCACACCTATTTCTGACAGATAAGATGCAAATTGCACTGG CTGGTGGTTTGGGTCATGGTATGGCCCATGCTGTTTTTTTCTGTCTCAGCCTCTTAACACCAGCATTTGGTCCAGCTACATTTGTCGTCGACAGGTGCTCTAGGATAccattttttcttgtttctg CAATCATCTCCCTGGCATTTGTTACGATTCACACCTTTTCAATGGTCATTGCGTTTAATGGATATGCAGAAGGGAATAAAGTGGACCAACTTTTTGTTCCTGTAGTTCATCTCGTTGCAGGAATGGCG GGGGTTGCATGA